In the Girardinichthys multiradiatus isolate DD_20200921_A chromosome 4, DD_fGirMul_XY1, whole genome shotgun sequence genome, one interval contains:
- the LOC124866684 gene encoding C-type mannose receptor 2-like isoform X3, giving the protein MSCHSPRTWIYSKHCEENLFFACQRYTTEYPFIMEMMTWSQAEEYCNNGYNGLASFAMSQMSFFSKQNFPIWIGLHRNGGSWKWSLGLEEDKHWNLSNPSKDTTCVTISSEEKELATKNCQTQLPFLCTKDNMVLVKENKSWEEVFEHCRGLRSSSTSKIHFNLLSVKPGDEHTYVMNKVKEADTEEVQVPIPHATQTIRH; this is encoded by the exons ATGAGCTGTCATTCTCCCAGGACTTG GATTTACAGCAAACATTGTGAGGAAAATCTGTTCTTCGCATGTCAGAGGTACACCACAGAGTACCCTTTCATAATGGAGATGATGACTTGGTCTCAGGCAGAGGAGTACTGCAACAATGGCTATAACGGTTTGGCAAGTTTTGCAATGTCGCAGATGAGTTTTTTCAGTAAGCAAAACTTTCCCATCTGGATCGGACTTCACAGAAATG GTGGATCATGGAAGTGGAGCTTAGGTCTTGAGGAGGACAAACACTGGAATTTAAGTAATCCGAGTAAGGACACCACCTGCGTAACCATCTCTTCAGAGGAAAAAGAGCTGGCTACCAAAAACTGCCAGACCCAGCTTCCCTTCCTCTGCACCAAGGACAACATGGTCCTGGTAAAGGAAAATAAGAGCTGGGAGGAGGTGTTTGAACACTGCCGAGGCCTCAGATCTTCCTCAACCAGCAAGATTCACTTCAATCTGCTCAGCGTGAAGCCTGGAGATGAACACACCTATGTGATGAACAAAGTCAAGGAGGCCGACACTGAAGAG
- the LOC124866684 gene encoding C-type mannose receptor 2-like isoform X2, translated as MSCHSPRTWIYSKHCEENLFFACQRYTTEYPFIMEMMTWSQAEEYCNNGYNGLASFAMSQMSFFSKQNFPIWIGLHRNGGSWKWSLGLEEDKHWNLSNPSKDTTCVTISSEEKELATKNCQTQLPFLCTKDNMVLVKENKSWEEVFEHCRGLRSSSTSKIHFNLLSVKPGDEHTYVMNKVKEADTEEIIKQILILDKEQRCLSVVLGFVG; from the exons ATGAGCTGTCATTCTCCCAGGACTTG GATTTACAGCAAACATTGTGAGGAAAATCTGTTCTTCGCATGTCAGAGGTACACCACAGAGTACCCTTTCATAATGGAGATGATGACTTGGTCTCAGGCAGAGGAGTACTGCAACAATGGCTATAACGGTTTGGCAAGTTTTGCAATGTCGCAGATGAGTTTTTTCAGTAAGCAAAACTTTCCCATCTGGATCGGACTTCACAGAAATG GTGGATCATGGAAGTGGAGCTTAGGTCTTGAGGAGGACAAACACTGGAATTTAAGTAATCCGAGTAAGGACACCACCTGCGTAACCATCTCTTCAGAGGAAAAAGAGCTGGCTACCAAAAACTGCCAGACCCAGCTTCCCTTCCTCTGCACCAAGGACAACATGGTCCTGGTAAAGGAAAATAAGAGCTGGGAGGAGGTGTTTGAACACTGCCGAGGCCTCAGATCTTCCTCAACCAGCAAGATTCACTTCAATCTGCTCAGCGTGAAGCCTGGAGATGAACACACCTATGTGATGAACAAAGTCAAGGAGGCCGACACTGAAGAG atcatcaaacaaattttaatattggaCAAAGAGCAACGGTGTCTCTCAGTAGTTCTGGGGTTTGTCGGATGA